One window of Chamaesiphon minutus PCC 6605 genomic DNA carries:
- a CDS encoding CHAT domain-containing protein translates to MKQKIFIWRFLAIVCIGMTISSSGWIWSMPVLTAMPPAADLRLAKIARPKPQPINRQNLQRSLDRQDLVAAVRQVELGWQYQYEAYYEGKFKSQYFELPEIQQKLAQIDRATNTKSALLYAVPLPNALHLILVSAQGKPIHKIVKDANAKTLPVVAKTLRRNIINPQTTNSEYLPPAQQLDRWMIQPITAELTARKIKTILFCLGTGLRGLPLAALHDGRQFLVERYNLAIIPAFNLLDRQSKTLPGLQVLAMGAAKFTNNTQLPAVPVELATITQQGSWSGRVLLNEAFTLNRFQQARAQTPYGIVHLATHADISAKAVQDSYIQFWDRRLQLDRVRDLRLDKPAVQLLVLSACRTALGTPNAELGFAGLAVQSGAKAVVASLWAVDDVGTLVLMSEFYQQLKTAPVKSNALRSTQIAMLKGNLKLSNSSIDRRARGGLPSELQSSQDLDLSHPYYWAAFTTIGNPW, encoded by the coding sequence ATGAAGCAGAAAATATTCATCTGGAGATTTCTAGCGATTGTATGTATTGGGATGACGATTTCTAGCAGTGGCTGGATCTGGTCTATGCCTGTGCTAACTGCCATGCCACCAGCCGCAGATCTGCGGCTGGCAAAGATAGCTAGACCGAAGCCACAGCCTATAAATAGGCAAAATTTGCAACGATCGCTCGATCGGCAAGATTTAGTAGCTGCCGTGCGGCAAGTAGAATTAGGTTGGCAATATCAATATGAAGCTTATTATGAGGGGAAATTTAAATCACAATATTTTGAATTACCAGAAATTCAACAAAAATTAGCACAGATCGATAGAGCCACAAACACTAAGTCGGCATTACTCTATGCCGTACCACTGCCCAATGCCTTACATCTAATTTTGGTTTCCGCACAAGGAAAGCCCATTCATAAAATAGTCAAGGATGCTAATGCCAAAACTCTCCCCGTAGTCGCCAAAACTCTGCGCCGGAATATTATCAATCCCCAAACTACTAATAGTGAATATTTACCGCCAGCTCAACAACTCGATCGCTGGATGATTCAGCCCATTACCGCAGAATTGACAGCACGCAAAATTAAGACAATTTTGTTTTGTTTGGGTACGGGTTTACGAGGATTGCCATTAGCAGCATTGCACGATGGACGGCAGTTTTTGGTCGAACGTTATAATTTAGCAATCATTCCCGCTTTTAATTTATTGGATCGACAATCGAAGACATTACCAGGATTGCAGGTGTTAGCCATGGGTGCGGCCAAGTTCACCAATAACACCCAATTGCCAGCGGTGCCTGTGGAATTGGCAACGATTACCCAGCAAGGCTCCTGGTCGGGACGAGTATTATTAAATGAGGCATTTACCTTAAATCGATTTCAGCAGGCTCGAGCGCAGACTCCTTATGGCATCGTGCATCTAGCCACTCATGCAGATATCTCGGCCAAAGCGGTGCAGGATTCTTATATTCAGTTTTGGGATCGACGCTTACAATTAGATCGAGTTCGCGATTTACGCCTGGATAAGCCTGCGGTGCAGTTACTGGTACTGAGTGCCTGTCGGACGGCATTGGGTACGCCCAATGCCGAGTTGGGGTTTGCCGGATTGGCGGTACAGTCGGGGGCAAAGGCGGTAGTTGCTAGTCTATGGGCGGTGGATGATGTGGGTACGCTGGTGCTGATGTCGGAGTTTTATCAGCAGTTGAAAACTGCGCCAGTCAAATCCAATGCGTTACGCAGCACGCAGATTGCGATGTTGAAGGGGAATTTAAAATTGAGCAATAGTTCGATCGATCGGCGCGCGCGGGGTGGCTTACCATCGGAGTTACAATCGTCACAGGATCTGGATTTGTCCCATCCTTACTACTGGGCAGCTTTTACCACGATCGGCAATCCCTGGTAA
- a CDS encoding IS110 family transposase, which produces MVKPKVEPELKRVHPQAAGIDIGASEHWVSIPSELDPEPVRKFSCFTADLYAIAQWLKSRGITTVVMESTGVYWIPLFQILETSGLEVRLVNAHFVKTVPGRKSDVLDCQWLQKLHSYGLLSGSFRPDDQICVFRSYIRQRDSLTKSASVHIQRMQKALTQMNVQLHRVVSDITGVTGMAIIRAIVAGERDPQQLAALKDPRAKRSTAEIAAALVGDYRVEHLFVLKQELNVNRAANAFRIAAQSLANSRTALGGFYRRIRSRSGAPIAITATAHKLARIFYHLWTTGEDFVAAGVDAYEQQYQQRIVKHLKQRAKQMGFDLVPEPTVN; this is translated from the coding sequence ATGGTTAAACCAAAAGTAGAGCCGGAACTAAAGAGAGTTCATCCCCAAGCAGCAGGAATAGACATTGGAGCGTCAGAACATTGGGTCAGCATCCCCAGCGAACTAGATCCAGAGCCAGTGCGGAAGTTTAGCTGTTTCACAGCAGATCTTTACGCCATTGCTCAATGGCTCAAGTCGAGAGGAATCACCACAGTAGTAATGGAATCAACCGGAGTATATTGGATTCCCCTCTTCCAAATACTCGAAACCAGTGGATTAGAAGTCCGACTGGTAAATGCTCACTTTGTCAAGACAGTGCCTGGGCGCAAGAGTGATGTCTTGGATTGTCAGTGGCTTCAAAAGTTACACAGCTATGGATTACTATCTGGTTCATTTCGTCCAGACGACCAAATCTGTGTATTTCGTAGCTACATTCGACAGCGAGACAGTCTGACCAAAAGTGCCAGCGTTCATATTCAGCGGATGCAAAAAGCCTTAACACAGATGAATGTGCAACTGCATCGAGTGGTGAGTGATATCACTGGCGTAACTGGCATGGCAATTATTCGAGCCATTGTCGCTGGGGAACGTGACCCACAGCAGCTAGCCGCATTAAAAGATCCTCGCGCTAAACGCAGTACCGCAGAAATCGCCGCCGCCTTAGTTGGTGATTACCGAGTCGAGCATCTGTTTGTACTCAAACAAGAGTTGAATGTTAATCGCGCCGCCAATGCTTTTCGGATTGCTGCTCAATCTTTGGCTAACAGTCGGACGGCTTTGGGTGGGTTCTATCGCCGGATTCGCTCTCGTTCGGGTGCGCCGATTGCGATTACTGCAACAGCGCATAAATTAGCGCGGATTTTTTACCACTTGTGGACGACTGGTGAAGATTTTGTTGCTGCTGGCGTTGATGCTTATGAGCAGCAATATCAACAACGGATCGTCAAACATCTCAAACAACGGGCGAAGCAAATGGGCTTCGATCTAGTTCCTGAGCCAACTGTGAATTGA
- a CDS encoding DUF4394 domain-containing protein produces the protein MASSFIALGDNNTLVAFNSSNLSTVNSIPVTGIDGSLLGIDTRPANGLIYGITTANSIYTIDPNTGIATKVSTLSVPFTATSISGFDFNPAADRLRLVGDNDQNFRINVDTGAVIVDSNLAFAAGDVNAGDNPNITAAAYTNSFAGTTATQLYDIDDLQDILVLQNPPNNGTLNTVGSLGVDFGSLSGFDIVSSSPTNNAAFATSNGKLYSIDLATGAATNLGAIGAGSSQLFKGLVAAAAPDINPIAVNSQFLSLTSDNKLISFNPSSPNRTTTTAIVGVDAPLLGIDTRPANGLIYGITTANSIYTINPNTGIATKVSTLSVPFTATSISGFDFNPAADRLRLVGDNDQNFRINVDTGAVTVDGNLAYAAGDVNASKNPTITAAGYTNSIAGTTSTQLYDIDAALDVLTLQNPPNNGTLTTIGNLGIDVDAVAGFDIISNSSGNNAGFLISNSILYSIDLLTGQATNSGAIVSSSADTSKLRGLATVSSSKIVNPIATNSRFLALSNANTLASFNPGNPRAVRSIAVTGLKSGETLLGIDTRPANGLIYGLTSASNLYTLDPNSGAASLVSTLSQPFTGTSVTGFDFNPVADRLRLVGDNDQSLRINVDTGAVTVDGNLAYAAGDVNFGANPAVSAAAYTNAIANPTSTQLYDIDANLDVLTLQNPPNNGTLTTIGSLGTDFGTFSGFDIISTAEGTNAAFAVSNSTLYSIDLQTGAAANLGTIGTDGKTYQGLATVANAIVSPTAVSVIPNNAGGSAVIYDITGANRVAVNLDNNPSVASSAAFDNFVGLYEVADSSGGIDTNGDGIVELLPGDAAYARAAISNRVNNVNIRAGGNPSNDTTPTNFGNVFLTGGKFYAPFVIANLGNLTPEDFLAQNPNNQAATKIDDRVAYFGITSANPDKASHLRSLGNNTFGFEDLPANLGVSDNDFNDAVFQISFKVV, from the coding sequence ATGGCATCATCATTTATTGCGCTCGGTGACAATAATACTCTCGTAGCTTTTAATTCCAGCAATCTATCTACAGTGAATTCTATCCCCGTCACAGGCATAGACGGTTCGCTACTCGGCATCGATACGCGTCCGGCAAATGGGCTGATTTATGGGATTACAACCGCAAACTCGATTTATACGATCGATCCGAATACGGGCATTGCGACTAAAGTTAGTACTCTGAGCGTCCCATTTACCGCAACATCAATATCGGGATTTGATTTTAATCCCGCCGCCGATCGATTGCGCTTAGTTGGGGACAACGACCAAAATTTCCGCATTAATGTCGATACCGGAGCCGTGATTGTCGATAGCAATTTAGCCTTTGCTGCGGGCGATGTCAATGCTGGCGATAACCCCAATATCACCGCCGCTGCCTATACTAATTCTTTCGCTGGGACGACCGCAACCCAACTTTACGATATTGACGACTTACAGGATATTCTAGTCCTGCAAAATCCACCCAACAATGGTACCCTGAACACGGTTGGCAGTCTGGGTGTAGATTTTGGCTCCCTGAGTGGGTTTGATATTGTCTCATCCTCGCCAACTAATAATGCCGCCTTTGCCACTTCTAATGGCAAGTTGTACTCGATCGACCTAGCCACGGGCGCGGCTACTAACCTGGGCGCGATTGGTGCGGGTTCGAGCCAGCTCTTCAAGGGACTGGTTGCCGCAGCAGCTCCAGACATCAATCCAATTGCGGTCAATTCCCAGTTTTTATCACTAACCAGCGATAATAAGCTCATTTCCTTCAACCCCAGCAGCCCCAACCGGACGACTACAACCGCGATCGTGGGTGTCGATGCTCCCTTGCTAGGAATCGATACGCGTCCGGCGAATGGGCTAATTTATGGGATTACAACCGCAAACTCGATTTATACGATTAATCCGAATACGGGTATTGCGACTAAAGTTAGTACTCTGAGCGTCCCATTTACCGCAACATCAATATCGGGATTTGATTTTAATCCCGCCGCCGATCGATTGCGCTTAGTTGGGGATAACGACCAAAATTTCCGCATTAATGTCGATACTGGTGCGGTGACTGTCGATGGCAATCTGGCTTACGCCGCAGGCGATGTCAATGCCAGCAAAAATCCGACGATTACGGCAGCAGGCTATACTAATTCGATCGCGGGCACGACTTCAACTCAACTCTACGATATCGATGCCGCTCTTGATGTCCTCACTTTGCAGAATCCGCCCAATAACGGTACCTTAACCACGATCGGCAATCTGGGTATCGACGTGGATGCTGTGGCTGGTTTCGATATTATTTCTAATAGTAGTGGCAATAATGCTGGCTTTTTGATATCCAACTCGATCCTATATAGCATCGACCTGTTAACGGGTCAAGCTACTAATTCGGGAGCTATTGTGTCATCGTCTGCCGATACTTCTAAGTTACGCGGGCTGGCAACAGTTAGTAGCTCCAAGATCGTCAATCCGATCGCGACTAACTCCCGATTTCTAGCCCTATCTAATGCCAATACTTTAGCCTCTTTTAATCCCGGCAATCCCCGTGCGGTCAGATCGATCGCGGTAACTGGTCTCAAGAGTGGCGAAACCTTGCTGGGTATCGATACCCGCCCAGCCAACGGCTTAATTTACGGACTCACTAGTGCCAGTAACCTGTATACGCTCGATCCCAATAGCGGTGCGGCATCTCTGGTTAGCACCTTAAGTCAGCCATTTACAGGCACGAGCGTTACGGGGTTTGACTTTAACCCTGTTGCCGATCGCTTGCGCTTAGTCGGCGACAACGACCAAAGTTTGCGAATTAATGTAGATACGGGCGCGGTAACTGTCGATGGCAATCTCGCATACGCCGCAGGTGATGTCAATTTCGGTGCCAATCCAGCAGTATCAGCGGCGGCATATACCAACGCGATCGCTAATCCTACATCTACTCAGCTCTATGATATCGATGCCAACCTGGATGTCCTCACTTTACAGAATCCACCCAATAACGGCACCTTAACCACAATTGGCTCGCTGGGCACTGACTTTGGTACCTTCAGCGGCTTCGACATTATTTCTACCGCTGAGGGCACGAATGCTGCCTTTGCCGTATCGAATTCTACCCTCTACAGCATCGATCTCCAAACTGGTGCTGCCGCAAATCTGGGTACGATTGGCACCGATGGAAAAACTTATCAAGGACTTGCCACCGTTGCTAATGCGATCGTCTCGCCTACGGCTGTCTCGGTAATTCCCAATAATGCGGGTGGCAGTGCGGTAATTTACGATATTACTGGAGCGAACCGAGTCGCTGTTAATTTAGACAACAATCCATCTGTAGCTTCTAGTGCCGCCTTCGATAACTTTGTGGGCTTGTATGAAGTAGCCGATAGTTCGGGGGGCATCGATACTAATGGCGATGGTATCGTCGAACTGCTGCCTGGAGATGCGGCCTATGCCAGAGCGGCGATCTCTAATCGGGTGAATAACGTTAACATCCGTGCGGGTGGCAATCCGAGCAATGATACTACTCCTACAAACTTTGGCAATGTTTTCTTGACAGGGGGCAAATTCTATGCTCCATTCGTGATTGCCAATCTGGGCAACTTAACTCCAGAAGACTTTTTAGCGCAGAATCCTAACAACCAAGCAGCTACTAAAATTGACGATCGAGTGGCTTATTTTGGCATTACTAGTGCCAATCCTGACAAAGCCAGTCACCTGCGCTCTTTGGGCAACAATACCTTTGGGTTTGAGGATTTACCAGCTAATTTAGGGGTTTCCGATAATGACTTTAATGATGCTGTTTTTCAGATAAGCTTCAAAGTAGTCTGA
- a CDS encoding phosphoadenylyl-sulfate reductase: protein MTQTTTELDFTTLDAELSTQSPQAIVKRALSLFDNIAISFSGAEDVVLIDMAYKINPNVKVFSLDTGRLHPETYQFIDRVRKHYNISIDVMYPEAAAVEALVQAKGLFSFYEDGHQECCGVRKVAPLRRKLATLDAWITGQRKDQSPSTRAAVPVIQADGAFGTPEHPLVKFNPLANWSSADVWTYIRALEVPYNSLHERGFISIGCEPCTKPTLPQQHEREGRWWWEEATQKECGLHAPK, encoded by the coding sequence ATGACCCAGACGACCACAGAACTCGATTTTACGACCCTAGATGCCGAACTGAGTACGCAAAGTCCCCAAGCGATCGTCAAACGGGCATTGAGTTTATTCGATAATATTGCCATTTCATTCAGTGGGGCTGAAGATGTGGTGTTGATTGACATGGCGTACAAGATTAACCCCAATGTCAAAGTCTTCAGTCTCGATACTGGTCGTCTCCATCCCGAAACATATCAATTTATCGATCGCGTCAGAAAGCATTACAATATCTCGATCGATGTCATGTATCCAGAAGCAGCGGCTGTCGAAGCACTGGTCCAAGCCAAAGGTTTATTTAGCTTCTACGAAGATGGACATCAAGAATGCTGTGGCGTGCGCAAAGTTGCCCCCCTCCGGCGCAAATTAGCCACCCTCGATGCTTGGATTACCGGACAACGCAAGGATCAAAGTCCTTCGACTCGCGCTGCTGTACCTGTCATTCAAGCTGATGGAGCCTTCGGTACGCCCGAACATCCGTTAGTTAAGTTCAATCCCTTGGCAAACTGGTCGTCTGCGGATGTCTGGACGTATATTCGCGCCCTCGAAGTCCCCTACAACTCACTCCACGAACGCGGTTTTATTAGTATCGGTTGCGAACCCTGCACCAAACCCACTCTCCCCCAACAACACGAACGCGAAGGTCGCTGGTGGTGGGAAGAAGCCACTCAAAAAGAATGCGGTTTACACGCTCCTAAGTAG
- a CDS encoding alpha-D-glucose phosphate-specific phosphoglucomutase, whose product MTSRIVTTQPFTDQKPGTSGLRKSVPVFQQPHYLENFVQSIFDSLNGCQGQTLVVGGDGRYFNREAIQVILKMAAANGIGKVKVGQHGILSTPATSCAIRKFHAFGGIILSASHNPGGPNADFGVKYNIGNGGPAPETVTAAIFERTKSIDCYQIIDAPDVDIDTLGTSELGGMVVEVIDAVNDYVDLMQSLFDFDRIQQFLTTDGFRMCIDAMHAVTGPYADQIFQQRLGAPAGTVQNAIPLVDFGGGHPDPNLVYAHDLVEILFGDNAPDFGAAFDGDGDRNMILGRRFFVNPSDSLAILAANATLIPGYKDGLAGIARSMPTSKAADRVAAKLGIDCYETPTGWKFFGNLLDAGKATLCGEESFGTSSNHIREKDGIWAALFWLNILAVRQQSVEQIVQEHWQIYGRNYYSRHDYEAIDSDRAHTLMAGLNELMPTLKGKTFGRYEVEFMDDFSYTDPIDGSVSQNQGLRIGFTDGSRIVCRLSGTGTQGATLRLYLESFEADATKQSLDPQVALQDLIAIAEELAHIRELTGMEKPTVIT is encoded by the coding sequence GTGACCAGCCGTATTGTTACAACACAACCATTTACCGATCAAAAGCCAGGTACATCAGGTCTCCGTAAGTCTGTCCCAGTTTTTCAGCAGCCCCATTATTTAGAAAATTTCGTTCAATCTATTTTTGACAGCCTAAATGGCTGCCAGGGACAAACACTGGTTGTGGGTGGAGATGGACGGTACTTTAATCGAGAAGCCATTCAAGTTATTTTGAAAATGGCTGCTGCCAATGGAATCGGGAAAGTTAAAGTCGGGCAGCATGGTATTCTCTCCACCCCAGCGACATCCTGCGCGATCCGTAAGTTTCATGCCTTTGGGGGGATTATTCTTTCTGCCAGTCACAATCCTGGCGGACCAAATGCCGACTTTGGGGTGAAGTATAACATCGGCAATGGTGGACCTGCGCCCGAAACGGTCACAGCAGCCATCTTCGAGCGCACCAAGTCGATCGATTGCTACCAAATTATCGATGCTCCTGATGTCGATATTGACACATTAGGCACATCAGAATTAGGTGGCATGGTAGTGGAAGTCATTGATGCGGTTAATGACTATGTAGATTTGATGCAGTCTCTATTTGACTTCGATCGCATCCAGCAATTTCTCACCACCGATGGCTTTCGGATGTGCATTGATGCCATGCACGCGGTGACAGGACCCTATGCTGACCAGATTTTTCAACAGCGGTTGGGTGCCCCAGCCGGAACCGTCCAAAACGCCATCCCGCTGGTAGATTTTGGGGGCGGACACCCCGACCCCAACCTCGTTTATGCCCACGATCTGGTGGAGATCCTCTTTGGCGACAATGCGCCTGATTTTGGTGCCGCCTTCGATGGGGATGGCGATCGGAATATGATTTTAGGTCGTCGCTTTTTTGTCAATCCCAGCGACAGTTTGGCGATCTTGGCTGCCAATGCAACGCTGATTCCAGGTTACAAAGACGGCTTAGCCGGAATTGCCCGCTCCATGCCAACCAGCAAGGCGGCAGATCGAGTCGCGGCGAAACTGGGAATTGATTGCTACGAAACACCGACTGGATGGAAGTTTTTTGGGAATTTGCTGGATGCTGGGAAAGCGACTCTGTGTGGGGAAGAAAGCTTTGGTACTAGCTCCAACCATATCCGTGAAAAGGACGGCATCTGGGCTGCCCTCTTCTGGCTGAACATTCTGGCAGTACGCCAGCAATCGGTCGAGCAAATCGTGCAAGAACACTGGCAGATCTACGGACGTAATTACTATTCACGCCATGACTACGAAGCCATCGATAGCGATCGCGCCCATACCTTGATGGCTGGCTTAAACGAGTTGATGCCAACCCTGAAGGGCAAAACTTTCGGGCGGTATGAAGTCGAATTTATGGACGATTTCAGTTATACCGATCCGATCGATGGTAGCGTGAGTCAAAATCAAGGTCTGCGGATTGGCTTTACCGATGGTTCGCGGATCGTCTGCCGACTATCTGGAACGGGTACCCAAGGAGCGACCCTCCGACTCTATCTCGAAAGCTTTGAGGCAGATGCGACTAAACAGTCCCTCGACCCACAAGTGGCATTGCAAGACTTAATTGCGATCGCCGAGGAATTAGCGCACATTCGCGAACTGACTGGTATGGAAAAACCAACCGTCATTACTTAA
- the argJ gene encoding bifunctional ornithine acetyltransferase/N-acetylglutamate synthase, translating into MDWREISGGVTAPRGFRAAGITAGLKASGLPDLALILSDVDAIAAGVFTTSQVRAACVEYCRQQLAVKPSARAILCNSGQANAATGEGGWEDAIASANSLAGALNLAPEAVLLASTGVIGQRIKMDALIAGIPRLVAAAAPDGGDTAAKAIMTTDLVSKSIALEMTLGDRVVRMGGMAKGSGMIHPNMATLLAFVTCDAAVSTTLWQQMLGRAADKSFNQITVDGDTSTNDTLIALANGESRTPAIVQPGVEADKLEAMLTAVCQYLAKSIARDGEGATCLIEVQVSGTLTDREARQIAREIAGSSLLKAAVFGHDPNWGRIAMAAGKAGVPFDQNNLAVSLGEIQLMANGQPLAFDRVAASNYLKAASQGEYLKTDTVLISVSVGNGHGTGIAWGCDLSYDYVKINAEYTT; encoded by the coding sequence ATGGACTGGCGCGAAATTTCTGGGGGAGTAACGGCACCGAGAGGCTTTAGAGCGGCGGGGATTACTGCGGGGTTGAAAGCCTCTGGGTTGCCAGATTTAGCATTGATTTTGTCTGACGTGGATGCGATCGCGGCTGGAGTATTTACAACCAGTCAGGTACGAGCTGCTTGTGTGGAATATTGTCGCCAACAACTGGCGGTCAAGCCTAGTGCCCGTGCGATTCTCTGCAATTCGGGACAGGCTAATGCGGCCACTGGTGAGGGTGGTTGGGAAGATGCGATCGCTAGTGCTAATAGTCTGGCTGGTGCCCTCAACCTCGCTCCAGAAGCGGTCTTATTGGCTTCGACTGGGGTAATCGGTCAACGAATCAAAATGGATGCCTTAATTGCGGGAATTCCGCGTTTGGTGGCAGCGGCAGCTCCCGATGGAGGAGATACTGCGGCGAAGGCGATTATGACGACAGATTTGGTGAGTAAATCGATCGCGCTCGAAATGACGCTTGGCGATCGGGTAGTGCGGATGGGTGGGATGGCGAAGGGTTCGGGGATGATTCACCCGAATATGGCGACGTTACTGGCTTTTGTGACCTGCGATGCGGCAGTATCGACCACATTGTGGCAGCAAATGCTCGGTCGCGCTGCGGATAAGAGTTTCAATCAAATTACTGTCGATGGCGATACTAGTACTAACGACACCCTGATTGCGTTGGCGAATGGGGAATCGCGCACGCCTGCGATCGTCCAACCTGGCGTGGAGGCAGATAAATTGGAAGCGATGCTGACTGCGGTGTGTCAGTATCTAGCTAAATCGATTGCGCGGGATGGTGAAGGTGCTACTTGTCTGATTGAAGTCCAGGTATCGGGAACGCTAACCGATCGCGAGGCGCGGCAAATTGCCCGCGAGATTGCCGGATCTTCGCTGCTCAAAGCCGCAGTGTTCGGGCACGATCCCAACTGGGGACGGATTGCGATGGCGGCTGGTAAGGCTGGCGTGCCATTCGACCAAAATAATTTGGCGGTGAGTTTGGGCGAAATTCAGCTTATGGCGAACGGTCAGCCGTTGGCATTCGATCGAGTGGCGGCGAGTAATTATCTTAAAGCGGCAAGTCAAGGAGAATATCTCAAAACAGATACTGTTTTAATTTCTGTATCTGTTGGCAATGGTCACGGGACGGGAATTGCTTGGGGTTGCGATTTGAGTTATGACTACGTAAAAATTAATGCTGAATATACAACTTAA
- the ilvD gene encoding dihydroxy-acid dehydratase, with product MPTYRSKTSTQGRNMAGARALWRATGMQTEDFEKPIIAVANSFTQFVPGHVHLKDLGQLVCREIEAAGGVAKEFNTIAVDDGIAMGHDGMLYSLPSREIIADSVEYMVNAHCADALVCISNCDKITPGMLMAALRLNIPAIFVSGGPMEAGKTKLAEHKLDLVDAMVVAADSRVSDEVVAEYERSACPTCGSCSGMFTANSMNCLTEAIGLALPGNGTILATHFDRKELFLTAARTIVSITRRYYEKDDESVLPRSIASFKAFENAMMLDIAMGGSTNTILHLLAAAHEAGVDFTLNDIDRLSRQVPQLCKVAPNIQKYHMEDVHRAGGIPSILGALARAKLLHTDLPTVHSSTIADALDRWDISRTEDEAVRTFFKAGPAGIPTQQAFSQSTRWDTLDLDRAQGCIRSAENAYSKEGGLAVLYGNLAERGCIVKTAGVDESALVFTGRARVYESQDAAVNGILSDEVKAGEVVVIRYEGPRGGPGMQEMLYPTSYLKSKDLGKVCALLTDGRFSGGTSGLSIGHASPEAAAGGNIALVQDGDSIEIDIPNRRIHLNISATELATRRSAMEAKGKDAWQPAQPRPRRVTAALKAYALLATSADRGAVRNLEMLE from the coding sequence ATGCCAACCTATCGATCGAAAACCTCCACACAAGGACGCAATATGGCAGGTGCCCGCGCGCTCTGGCGGGCAACCGGAATGCAGACCGAAGATTTCGAGAAGCCGATTATTGCCGTTGCCAATTCCTTCACCCAGTTCGTACCCGGTCACGTTCACCTCAAAGATTTAGGGCAATTAGTCTGTCGCGAGATTGAAGCAGCGGGTGGTGTCGCCAAGGAGTTCAATACGATCGCCGTGGACGATGGGATCGCGATGGGTCACGACGGGATGCTCTACAGTCTGCCCTCGCGGGAGATTATCGCCGATTCGGTCGAGTACATGGTCAATGCTCATTGTGCCGACGCCCTGGTCTGCATTTCTAACTGTGACAAAATTACCCCTGGGATGTTGATGGCCGCTCTGCGGCTGAATATTCCCGCCATCTTTGTCTCTGGCGGCCCGATGGAGGCGGGTAAGACCAAGCTAGCAGAGCATAAACTGGACTTAGTAGATGCGATGGTAGTGGCTGCCGATAGTCGCGTTAGCGATGAGGTGGTCGCAGAATACGAGCGTTCGGCTTGCCCGACCTGTGGCTCCTGCTCTGGCATGTTCACCGCCAACTCCATGAACTGTCTCACCGAAGCCATCGGTCTGGCCTTGCCCGGTAATGGCACTATCTTGGCAACTCATTTCGATCGCAAGGAGCTGTTCCTCACCGCCGCTCGCACCATTGTCAGCATTACCCGCCGCTATTACGAAAAAGATGATGAGTCGGTACTCCCCCGCTCGATCGCTAGTTTCAAAGCGTTCGAGAATGCGATGATGCTAGACATCGCGATGGGTGGATCGACCAATACCATTCTGCATCTATTAGCCGCCGCCCACGAAGCGGGTGTCGATTTTACATTGAATGATATCGATCGCCTGTCGCGCCAAGTGCCCCAACTGTGCAAAGTGGCACCGAACATCCAAAAATATCATATGGAAGATGTGCATCGAGCTGGCGGTATCCCCAGCATTCTAGGCGCGCTCGCTCGGGCTAAATTACTCCATACCGACCTGCCGACCGTTCACAGTTCGACGATCGCCGATGCACTCGATCGCTGGGATATCTCGCGGACTGAAGACGAAGCCGTGCGAACCTTTTTTAAAGCGGGGCCAGCGGGGATTCCGACTCAGCAAGCATTCAGTCAATCGACCCGCTGGGATACACTCGATCTCGATCGAGCGCAGGGTTGCATTCGCAGTGCCGAAAACGCCTATAGCAAAGAGGGCGGGCTGGCTGTGCTGTATGGAAATCTAGCCGAGCGCGGTTGCATTGTCAAGACCGCAGGTGTAGACGAAAGCGCGCTCGTCTTTACGGGTCGGGCGCGGGTGTATGAAAGCCAAGATGCTGCTGTCAATGGCATTCTCAGCGATGAGGTGAAAGCGGGTGAAGTAGTGGTTATCCGCTATGAAGGGCCGCGTGGCGGGCCAGGGATGCAGGAAATGCTCTACCCAACCAGTTATCTCAAATCCAAGGATTTAGGCAAGGTGTGCGCCTTATTAACCGATGGTCGATTTTCCGGTGGAACTTCGGGACTATCGATCGGTCATGCTTCGCCAGAAGCGGCAGCAGGCGGCAATATTGCCCTGGTGCAAGATGGCGATTCGATCGAAATCGATATCCCCAATCGGCGCATTCATCTAAATATATCAGCAACAGAATTAGCCACCCGTCGCTCGGCGATGGAGGCTAAGGGTAAAGATGCTTGGCAGCCCGCACAACCGCGTCCGCGACGGGTCACAGCAGCACTCAAGGCTTATGCTTTACTAGCTACTAGTGCCGATCGCGGTGCAGTCCGCAACCTGGAAATGCTTGAATAA